In a genomic window of Myxococcota bacterium:
- the rpsL gene encoding 30S ribosomal protein S12 translates to MPTVQQLIRRGRRPQKSRSKSADLLNCPQRRGVCLRVFTQTPKKPNSALRKVARVRLTNGREVNAYIPGVGHNLQEHSVVLVRGGRVKDLPGVRYHIVRGTLDTTGVADRNRGRSKYGAKRPK, encoded by the coding sequence ATGCCTACCGTACAACAGCTGATCCGACGCGGACGCCGACCCCAGAAGTCGCGCTCGAAGTCGGCCGACCTCCTGAACTGCCCGCAGCGTCGCGGCGTGTGTCTGCGCGTGTTCACGCAGACGCCGAAGAAGCCCAACTCGGCGCTCCGGAAGGTGGCACGTGTGCGCCTCACGAACGGTCGTGAAGTGAACGCCTACATCCCCGGCGTTGGCCACAACCTGCAGGAGCACTCGGTGGTGCTCGTGCGCGGTGGTCGCGTCAAGGACCTGCCCGGCGTTCGGTACCACATCGTGCGTGGCACCCTCGACACGACGGGCGTCGCTGACCGGAACCGTGGTCGTTCGAAGTACGGCGCGAAGCGCCCCAAGTAA